The following proteins come from a genomic window of Lolium rigidum isolate FL_2022 chromosome 5, APGP_CSIRO_Lrig_0.1, whole genome shotgun sequence:
- the LOC124654934 gene encoding centromere protein V-like: MGSDVVHSGGCHCRRVRWQVEAPASVVAWICNCSDCSMRGNTHFVVPADKFALQPGADDSLTTYTFGTHTAKHKFCKVCGITSFYIPRSNPDGIAVTAACVDPGTLAHVEYRKADGKNWEKWFEKSDISEFSKPADAAAE; this comes from the coding sequence ATGGGCTCGGACGTCGTCCACAGCGGCGGGTGCCACTGCCGGCGCGTGCGGTGGCAGGTGGAGGCGCCGGCGAGCGTGGTGGCGTGGATCTGCAACTGCTCCGACTGCTCCATGCGGGGGAACACCCACTTCGTCGTGCCCGCCGACAAGTTCGCGCTCCAGCCCGGCGCCGACGACTCCCTCACCACCTACACCTTCGGCACCCACACGGCCAAGCACAAGTTCTGCAAGGTCTGCGGCATCACCTCGTTCTACATCCCGAGGTCCAACCCCGACGGCATCGCCGTCACCGCGGCCTGCGTCGACCCGGGCACCCTGGCGCACGTCGAGTACAGGAAGGCCGACGGGAAGAACTGGGAGAAGTGGTTCGAGAAGAGCGACATCTCCGAGTTCTCCAAGccggccgacgccgccgccgagtAG